ACGAGTGCCGGCAGCCAGGTCGTCAGGTGACCGACCACGTCGCGGGCCCGCCACTCGGCGACCGGTGTGGGTGCGTCCCAGTCATGGGTCCCCGCCACCTTGTCGGAGAAGGAGCTGGCAGCGGACCGGTAGCGGTCCACGACGGACATCTCGGTCAGCGAGGTCACGCGAGCTCCCCGGCGGCGAGCATCCGGTCGAGGGCTGCGTAGCCCTCGTTGATGCCGACCTCCATGCCGGAGGCGAGCATCATCTCCCGTGCCTCGAAGGTGCCGACGAGCGAGTGGCCATGCACGCGCGTCCACCCGTCGCCGAGCTCCTCGAAGGTCATCGTCTCCAGCGAGACGCCCTCGGGGTGGCCCTCGAAGGTGAAGGTCTGCACGATGCGCTCGGGGGAGACCTCGTGGAAGCTGCCGTGGAAGCCGTACTCCTCGTCGCCGCGCGTGTTGAGGAAGCGGTAGCTGCCCCCGGTGCGCGCGTCCCAGTGGTCGATGACGGTGCCGACCGAGTCGGGCCCGACCCACCTCGCGTAGACGTCCGGGTCGGTGTGGGCGGTGAAGAGCTGTGCCGGCGTTGCCCGGAAGTCCCGGGTGATGCGGATGACGGGCAGCTCGGGGTCGGCCTCGATGGTGGCCGTGGTGATGTGGTCGGTGGTCTGATTCATTGTCCTGCTCCGTGGGTGTCGGACGTGCCTGTGGTGTCGGACGAAGGGAGGTCCGCCAGGACCTCCTCGAGGCGGGTCATGCGCTGCTCGGCCCGCTGCTGGTGCCGCTCGATCCAGCCGGTCATCTCGGCCAGCGCTCGGCTCTCGAGGTGGACCGGGCGGCGTTGGGCCTCCTTGCGCTGGCTGACGAGCCCGGCATCGGCCAGGACCTTCACGTGCTTGCTGACGGCCTGGAGGCTCATGTCGTAGGGGGCGGCGAGGTCGGAGACGGTGGCGTCACCGACGGTGAGGCGGGCGATGATGTCCCGCCGGACGGGGTCGGAGAGCGCGGCGAAGGCCCGGGAGAGCCATTCGTCTGGTGGGTCTGTCACGCTGCTCCTTATCAACTGATGCGTTGAATGCGATATTGGCCCGACTGTTGCCTGGCGTCAAGGGTCGATCGGCGGGTTGCGCGTCCGCCCGTGGGGTGGTCGGGGCGTACGCCCCGGTTCTGTTACCACTTCGAGATCCGAGCGGGCGCGCTAGCGATTGCGGACGCTGGGCCAGGCCTATACATTTTCCTCACTTCGGCCAATATGGCCGATCATAATAAGTGGGGGAAACATGCGTGTACCCGTGGCATTGTCGGCTGCCCTCTTTGTAGCGTTTAGCGCTGCGCCTGCGTACGCAGGCGATGCGATCGACCAGCCAGTTCCCAGTGATGACGTCGTTCTTGACGAAGGGACAGCGCCGCCCGCGCCTGAGCCAGACGTCGATCCAGAGGACGCGTGCGGTGCCCTGGTTGGCGCCGAAGCCGAGCGCTCCTCAAGCGCTCGATTGTGCGGTGTTTACTGCCCTCCCGGGACGCAGTATCGGGTGTACCGAAACACAGCCAACTCCATGAAAGTCCACGACCGAGCTTTCGTGACCAACGGGACATCCCGAACGATTAACGGCACATTCCGTTCCGACTCATCAGGCACAGTGACTTATGCGGCTTCAATCTCCGTGACGGCCGAGGCGAAGGCCGCAATCTTCGCCAAGGTTTCAGGCACGGTCAATGCCGGAATCTCCAAGTCGATGACGTCCAGTATCGGTGTCACTGCTAGCTCCTCTGTCAAGCCCTACTCGACTCTCGAGGGTGACTACGGTGTCTACAAAGAGAATGTGGAAATGCGCAGGTACTACGTGTATAGCAATTGCAACACGGGTTCTAGCACCTACTTCAACTTCTATGCGCCGTACCGGAAGGGATGGAGGCTGTACTATTAACAAGCTCACTCGTCCGAGCATCGCCTTATTAGCGTTTGTGATCTCGTTGGCGAGCTTGGCGGCCTGTGACGCAGAGGCGCCGGTGGCACCAAGTAAATCTGATTCTCGCAGCGGCGGAGCGACGCCTGTCGAGAGCAAGGTCGACTATCTCAAAGGCGAACTTCTCCCAGAGGCAGCATTGAAGTCGCGTCAGATCGGGGTTCCCCTCGAAGCTACTGGCCCGAAGACCCTTCCGAATGCGCATGGCTCGAAGCAAGCGACCATTGAGTGGGTGTTCGTCTGCGAGGGTGGCGCCAAATTGACGTTGTTCTTGGGGGGGGGAGAGGTTCACTCTGTTCCCTGCGACGGATTGCGCAATTTCGGACAGTTCTTCGTGGATCCATCGACTGGGAAAATCAAAGTGGTCACCGGATCCCAGACTCGATGGCGTGCTGTCGCATTGAAGGCCGCCAGCTGAAGCTGCCGACAGTGGCCGTAACCGACTTGCGCCCCCGCCCTCCCGGCGGGGGCGTAGGTTTGTCCGGGTGACCCTGACCATCCGCCGCGCGCGCACCAGCGACGTGCGCGAGATCCGTTCCCTCGTGGCGCCGCTGGCCGAGCGTCGGGTACTCGTCAGCAAGGACACGGTCGCCTACTTCGAGGGGCTGCAGGAGTTCCGCGTCGCGGAGATCGACGGTCGCGTCGTCGGCTGCGGTGCGCTGCACGTCATGTGGGACGACCTTGCCGAGATCCGCACCCTCGCCGTCGCGGCGGACCAGCTCGGCCACGGCGTCGGCGGCGCCCTCCTGGAGTCCCTCGCCCAGGACGCGATCGAGCTGGGCGTGGAGCGGCTCTTCTGCCTGACCTTCGAGACCGACTTCTTCACCCGCCACGGGTTCACCGAGATCGAGGGCCAGGCCGTCGACCCTGACGTCTACGTCGAGCTGCTGCGCTCCTATGACGAAGGTGTCGCCGAGTTCCTCGACCTCGAGCGGGTCAAGCCCAACACCCTCGGCAACACCCGGATGCTCCGCCAGCTCTGACCCCGCATTTCCTTGAGGTCGTGCGCACCTGGGGCCGCATTTCCTTAAGGTCGTGCGCACCTGGGGCCGCATCTCCTTAAGGGGCTCTTCGCGGTTCGTGGTGAACGGCCTGCTGTGATCGGTGTTCACGCTGCTGATCTGGCGGCGCTGGTCAGCAGAATACGGGTGCGGTAATTCTGCGGGTTGCGGAAGCCTCGGCCGGTGCGTTTGATCTGCTTGATGCCGGTGTTCGCGGCCTCGACCTTCGCAGTGGTGGCGCCGGTGACGACGAGGACTTCGATGGCGTCCCACCACGCCACGACCGTCTCGTACAGCGCGGTGGTCTCTGGCATGTCGGCGACCATCACGTAGTAGCCCAGGCGCATCCGCTCTTCCCAGGCGTCGGCGAGCGAATCGACGGTCAGCAGGCGACGGAGCTGTTCCTTGATCGCCCACGCCGCCGACAGCTCGTCGGTCGGGTCGTCGGTGGCGAAGACCCGGTCCAGCCGGGCCCAGGCCCGCTCGGAGAGAGTGTCCGCGCCGCGTAGCAGCAGCAAGCGGTGCGCCCATGCCGGGTCATTCTTGCGGCCTCGTCGCTCGTGCTGCTGACGGGCCAGGCGCTGCCGCACCCGAGTGACCATGTCATGGCCGAGCTTGACCAGGTGGAACTTGTCCACCGAGATCGCCGCGAGGGGCAGGTGCTCGCGCAGCGCCTTGCGGAACGCCGCCGAGGGGTCGATCGCGACGACCTGAACCCGCTCGCGCCACGCAGGGGAACGCTCGGCCAGCCAGGCCACCACGGCGGTCGAGTCGCGCCCCTGGACCACACCGAGGACCTGCCCGGTGGTCAGGTCGACGAGCGTGGTCATCCACGGCTCGTAGCGACGCCAGGCGCCGCTCTGGTCGCGGAAGAAGCGCACCGAGCGGTAGCGATGCTCATCGATCCCCAACCGGGTGACCACGACGTCGTCCACGTCCGGCAGCATGACCGCCGCGCTCGTCAGCGCGCTCTGGACCAGCCACCACGAGATCTGGTGGGCGCGGGCGACCTCCGCGGCAGCGCGACCGGAGACGATGACCGCGGCCACGACCTGGTCCTTCAACCGCCTGGTCGAGCGCGCGAACCGCGGAACCTGCCTGGTGGCCTCGGCGAACGTGCCTCTGCCACACCGCGGCTCGGAGCAGAACCAGCGCCGCTTGGCCCACACCACCTCCACAGCGCCGGCGACCGGGACGTCCCGGACTCGCTGCAGACGACGAGAGTGGACCTTCGTCGCGATCACTCCACACCCAGGGCACCCCGGCGGGTCGGTCGAGGCCACCGTCACCCGCCGGCCAACATCGGGCAGGTCGACGGCGTCGATGACGCGGTAGCCGGGCAGGTTGAAGATCGTGCTCGCAGCATCACGCCGCGAGACCGTAGGCTCGTGCACAGGCTCGTGGTCCTCTGTTCTTGGATGTCTCGACAACACCCATCACAGCAGGGCCACGAGCTCCTACGCCGCTACGACGCGGACCTCTCCTTCACCACGAACCACGGAGAGCCCCTTAAGGTCGTGCGGTGGGGCGAAGGGGGAGGACCGCTCAGCTGGGTAGGGAGTAGCGGTCGCCCCCGCGTGGCTCGACCAGTCCGTCGTCGACGAGGGCTGCGAGGCAGCGCTCGAGCTTGCTCTCGTCGTCAGGCCAGGCCGTGCCCAGGGCACCGCGCGAGACCGGGTCTGGACTCTCGCGCAGCAGCTGGACGATGCGGCCGCGGACCTGCCGATCGGTGCCGTGCCAGGCCTGTCCGCGACGGGCGGGCCCCTCGTGCTCGGGTCGTCCGGCGAGCTGCCACGCGCACAGGTGCACGACGGGACACTCGAGGCACTTGGGGGAGCGGGCGGTGCAGATGAGCGCCCCGAGCTCCATGGACGCGGCATTCCACGCGTTGGCGTCGTCGCGGTCGGCCGGCATCGATGCCTGCGCCAGGCGCATCTCGGCAGCGGTGAGCGCCGGGGCCGCGTGCTGTGTCCCCGTGACTGTCCGCGCCAGCACGCGACGCACATTGGTGTCCACGACCGTGCGCGGATCCTCGTACGCGAAGGACGCGACGGCCGCCGCCGTGTAGGCGCCCACGCCCGGCAGCGCGAGCAGGTCCTCGTGATCGCGCGGGACCTGGCCGCCGTGCTGCTCGACCATGACCCGCGCCGACTCCCACAGCCGCAGCGCCCGCCGGGGGTAGCCGAGCCCGTCCCACATGCGCACGGCCTCGCCGGGGGAGTCCGCTGCCAGCGCCGCGGGGGTCGGCCACCGCTGCAGCCACCGCTCCCAGACGGGCTGGACCCGGGCGACCGGCGTCTGCTGGGACATCACCTCGGAGAGATAGATGCCCCAGGGCGTGCAGTCCGGGTCCCGCCAGGGCAGGTCGCGGCCGTGCTGGGAGTACCAGTCCAGGACTGCGGAGTGCAGCGCGGGACCGGCGGCGGCCGACGGGGTTGGAGTCGTCACGGGAGGATGATCTCCTGGAAGCGGGGCCGGTACAGTTGCGGGTTGGTGCGGTAGAGACCGTGGTCCACGGGTGACTCGCTCCACGAGATGAGCAGCGTCCCCGCAGGGGTCACGAAGTCGGGATGGGCCAGGGGCGTGTAGCGCAGGATGCCGTCGGAGTTGTCCAGCGGCTCGATGACGTGCTTGGTCCACGGGCCCGTGACGGAGGGAGCCTTCCACACCGCGAGCGATCGGCCCAGGTAGTCGCCCTCCTTGCTCACCGCGTACCAGGAGCCGCCGCGCTCGAAGACCGACAGCACGTGCGACACACCCTGCTCCGCGGGGATCAGGGCGGCGCTGCCCCGCGCCGGCACCTCGTCCCGCCCCGCCCACCGGGTGCCGTCCCAGTACTCCCAGCGGTCCATGTCGCCGAGGTCGTCGGGCATCGTGCGGGCGACGTGCAGGGACCACCCGGCCGTGGTCTTGGTCGCGTTGCTGGCCGTGCCGAAGACGTAGACGCGGCCGTCGTGGTCCCACATCGCGGCGCCCCAGGTGGGCACCCGGGGGTCGGTCGTGTCCTCGGCGAGCGGCTGCTGGTCGACGACCTGCGGCAGGCGGCCGGTCGGTGCCTCGAGGGTCACGAGCGAGGACCCGAGGGTCTGGAAGACGGCGTCGTCGCCGGTCTGGCGGACCCGGTTGGTGATGATCTGCACGCGGGTACCACCGGTGACCGCGACCGACCGCAGCGACAGCGGCCAGTACCCGGTGTTGTCGGCGTCGTCGGGGATGAAGGCATCGCCGGACGGACCGGCCAACGCCGTCACGCACCCCCGGTTGGTCACGAGGGCCGAGTTGCGGACCATGAAGGGGGAGACGCTCACCGGGTCGCGGATGGTGTCGCCGTAGACGAAGAGCCGCCGCCCGTCGGCCAGCGCGACGCTGCCGCCGTGGTCGCCTCCCTGCAGGCGCGGCTCGCCGTCGAGCTGCTCCATGAGTCGGTTCATCCCGCCCGCGCCGATCGGTCGGGGCCGGCTGCAGGGTGGGCTGGCCGGGCTGTCCAGCAGCGAGATGGACCCGTCGGCGTCCGTGGGCAGCGAG
The genomic region above belongs to Janibacter limosus and contains:
- a CDS encoding SRPBCC family protein, whose protein sequence is MNQTTDHITTATIEADPELPVIRITRDFRATPAQLFTAHTDPDVYARWVGPDSVGTVIDHWDARTGGSYRFLNTRGDEEYGFHGSFHEVSPERIVQTFTFEGHPEGVSLETMTFEELGDGWTRVHGHSLVGTFEAREMMLASGMEVGINEGYAALDRMLAAGELA
- a CDS encoding ArsR/SmtB family transcription factor, translated to MTDPPDEWLSRAFAALSDPVRRDIIARLTVGDATVSDLAAPYDMSLQAVSKHVKVLADAGLVSQRKEAQRRPVHLESRALAEMTGWIERHQQRAEQRMTRLEEVLADLPSSDTTGTSDTHGAGQ
- a CDS encoding amino-acid N-acetyltransferase, with amino-acid sequence MTLTIRRARTSDVREIRSLVAPLAERRVLVSKDTVAYFEGLQEFRVAEIDGRVVGCGALHVMWDDLAEIRTLAVAADQLGHGVGGALLESLAQDAIELGVERLFCLTFETDFFTRHGFTEIEGQAVDPDVYVELLRSYDEGVAEFLDLERVKPNTLGNTRMLRQL
- a CDS encoding ISL3 family transposase — protein: MHEPTVSRRDAASTIFNLPGYRVIDAVDLPDVGRRVTVASTDPPGCPGCGVIATKVHSRRLQRVRDVPVAGAVEVVWAKRRWFCSEPRCGRGTFAEATRQVPRFARSTRRLKDQVVAAVIVSGRAAAEVARAHQISWWLVQSALTSAAVMLPDVDDVVVTRLGIDEHRYRSVRFFRDQSGAWRRYEPWMTTLVDLTTGQVLGVVQGRDSTAVVAWLAERSPAWRERVQVVAIDPSAAFRKALREHLPLAAISVDKFHLVKLGHDMVTRVRQRLARQQHERRGRKNDPAWAHRLLLLRGADTLSERAWARLDRVFATDDPTDELSAAWAIKEQLRRLLTVDSLADAWEERMRLGYYVMVADMPETTALYETVVAWWDAIEVLVVTGATTAKVEAANTGIKQIKRTGRGFRNPQNYRTRILLTSAARSAA
- a CDS encoding A/G-specific adenine glycosylase, translated to MTTPTPSAAAGPALHSAVLDWYSQHGRDLPWRDPDCTPWGIYLSEVMSQQTPVARVQPVWERWLQRWPTPAALAADSPGEAVRMWDGLGYPRRALRLWESARVMVEQHGGQVPRDHEDLLALPGVGAYTAAAVASFAYEDPRTVVDTNVRRVLARTVTGTQHAAPALTAAEMRLAQASMPADRDDANAWNAASMELGALICTARSPKCLECPVVHLCAWQLAGRPEHEGPARRGQAWHGTDRQVRGRIVQLLRESPDPVSRGALGTAWPDDESKLERCLAALVDDGLVEPRGGDRYSLPS
- a CDS encoding DUF4185 domain-containing protein, with the protein product MGRFLVSLTAGILVILGGWVGWSRADSVDDLLADASSVVAPSTDPTSSTHGAASSLPTDADGSISLLDSPASPPCSRPRPIGAGGMNRLMEQLDGEPRLQGGDHGGSVALADGRRLFVYGDTIRDPVSVSPFMVRNSALVTNRGCVTALAGPSGDAFIPDDADNTGYWPLSLRSVAVTGGTRVQIITNRVRQTGDDAVFQTLGSSLVTLEAPTGRLPQVVDQQPLAEDTTDPRVPTWGAAMWDHDGRVYVFGTASNATKTTAGWSLHVARTMPDDLGDMDRWEYWDGTRWAGRDEVPARGSAALIPAEQGVSHVLSVFERGGSWYAVSKEGDYLGRSLAVWKAPSVTGPWTKHVIEPLDNSDGILRYTPLAHPDFVTPAGTLLISWSESPVDHGLYRTNPQLYRPRFQEIILP